A section of the Salvelinus fontinalis isolate EN_2023a chromosome 33, ASM2944872v1, whole genome shotgun sequence genome encodes:
- the LOC129831547 gene encoding olfactory receptor 11A1-like translates to MENSTHYKVFRLAAYGDIGQLKYFYFALVTVIYFVIILANALLIGVICIERSLHEPMYLFLCALFVNQLYGSTGLFPALMFYLLSDTHDISLLYCYLQIYVLYTCALTEFSNLAVMSYDRYISICYPLRYNNIMTPKIICGLILLSCSSSFFLNAIVISLSLRLQFCGNVLDRLYCDNYSVVKLACSNTTLNNIWGLAVTVLYISCTICPTIYSYVRILQICLKSSKETKQKAFNTCTPHIASMLNFFFGWLFVILQGRYETADLPPILRTILLVYFLICPPLFNPLMYGVRMVKIRHACKKVLGLNPET, encoded by the coding sequence ATGGAAAACTCTACTCACTATAAGGTCTTTAGGCTTGCTGCATACGGTGATATCGGACAATTGAAGTACTTCTACTTTGCTCTAGTAACTGTAATATATTTTGTCATCATTCTTGCCAATGCTTTGCTAATTGGAGTTATCTGCATTGAAAGAAGCCTTCATGAACCCATGTATCTGTTTCTATGTGCTTTGTTTGTTAATCAGTTGTATGGGAGCACTGGTTTGTTTCCTGCTCTCATGTTTTACTTGCTGTCTGACACACATGATATTTCCCTTCTTTATTGTTACCTCCAGATTTATGTGTTGTACACATGTGCTCTAACAgaatttagtaatttagcagttATGTCCTATGACAGGTACATTTCTATTTGTTATCCCCTACGATATAATAATATTATGACACCTAAAATAATTTGTGGCTTAATTCTGCTGTCCTGCTCGTCTTCTTTTTTCCTCAATGCCATCGTTATCTCCCTGAGTTTGCGACTGCAATTTTGTGGTAACGTTCTAGACAGACTGTATTGTGACAACTACTCAGTAGTCAAGCTTGCCTGTTCAAATACTACGCTGAATAACATATGGGGTCTTGCTGTCACTGTGCTTTATATTTCTTGTACTATATGTCCTACCATATACTCATATGTCAGAATTCTACAAATATGTTTAAAGTCTTCAAAAGAGACAAAACAGAAAGCATTTAACACCTGTACACCACATATAGCCTCTATGCTGAACTTCTTCTTTGGCTGGTTATTTGTGATTCTACAAGGCAGATATGAAACTGCAGATCTTCCACCTATACTTCGCACTATTTTATTAGTTTATTTTCTGATATGTCCACCACTTTTCAATCCTTTAATGTATGGCGTTAGAATGGTTAAAATCAGGCATGCTTGTAAAAAGGTACTAGGACTTAACCCTGAAACATAA